The following is a genomic window from Carassius gibelio isolate Cgi1373 ecotype wild population from Czech Republic chromosome B20, carGib1.2-hapl.c, whole genome shotgun sequence.
tatatatatatatatatatatatatatactctattgTTATAGTTCACTTAtctatatttataacattatattaatacagtgtatatatatatatatatatatatatatatatatatatatatatatatatatatatatatatatatatacactgtattaatataatgttataaatattatataagtgAACTATATAAACTGTAACTATAATGTGTTTACAACTATACTAATATAAATTGTACTGTTACTGTAATTTTGAAATTGTGTctgtttaattgtaattaaaatgtatagcATTAgtaaactgtttgtgtgtgtgtgtgtgtgtgtgtgtgtttagaacaTTCTTTGAAAGATGGACGGATTGACCGTGCACTAAATGTCTGCAAAAAGGTGGTAGGGTGCTTCTCCTATAGCTGGAGACGAAGGAGGGAGTTGTCCGAGGCCCAGAAAGAGCTCAAGTTACCTCAGCACAAGCTCAAGACTGAGTGTCCGACAAGATGGGGCTCAAAACAAGCAATGATCGCCAGGGTATTGGAACAACAGAGTGCCATTTCTTTTGTTCTCTCCGCGGACAGAAAAGCCAGACACCTTGTCCCCACATGGCAGGATGTAGAGGTCCTTGAAGCGGTCAACAACTCCCTTTCTCCACTTGCTGAATTCACGGATGCTCTTTCAGGAGAGCAATATGTAAGTGTGTCATATGTGAAGCCTGTTCTTCATTTGTTCAACAATAAAATCTTGgcagagaaagagggagaaacAGAACTGTCAAAATGCATCAAGAAAAAGATCCTGGACTACCTGAATAATAAGTATGATGATCCACTGACTCAAGAATTGCTTGACATGGCTTCTGCAATTGATCCCAGATTCAAGCTCAAGTACGTCAATGAGAACAGAGTTGAAGCTGTCAAGACTCGTTTGAGAGCTGAAATGGCATCAATATCTACTACAGTCAAGGTAATTATCATAGGTTGTGTGTGCCATGTATATTTTGTTTGGGCCATTCtcagtattaatttaaaattactaaATAGTCCTTACTATACTAGTACATGACATTATATTTTATGAGTTAAACAAAATTTTTGcctttgtttaattaaaagcCTCAACCATCGGTGACTGTTAGAGAGGATGCAGATGACCAAAATGCTCCAGCACTAAAGAAGACCAAAAAAACACTGGGCAGCTTCTTTAAAGTAGATGAGGACCAGAGGCCAGCATCGCCATCTCTCAATCTCCAAGACATGGCCATTACTGCAGAGCTACAGTCTTATTTTCTATCTGCTGCTG
Proteins encoded in this region:
- the LOC127983652 gene encoding E3 SUMO-protein ligase ZBED1-like isoform X2 → MIARVLEQQSAISFVLSADRKARHLVPTWQDVEVLEAVNNSLSPLAEFTDALSGEQYVSVSYVKPVLHLFNNKILAEKEGETELSKCIKKKILDYLNNKYDDPLTQELLDMASAIDPRFKLKYVNENRVEAVKTRLRAEMASISTTVKPQPSVTVREDADDQNAPALKKTKKTLGSFFKVDEDQRPASPSLNLQDMAITAELQSYFLSAAVDSEEDPLVWWKEHAKQFPALSKLAQKYLCIPATSSPSERVFSTGGNIVKVWTGLCS